Proteins encoded within one genomic window of Schaalia sp. HMT-172:
- a CDS encoding ATP-binding protein has translation MYRPRILDRSVESALRTSGGVLIDGVRASGKTQTGRHHAASVVILDGGSPSVAAALQVDPRLLLEGETPRLVDEWQLAPELWNTARHEIDRRGTKGQFIFTGSSVPAQDAMRHSGAHRFVRLRMRPMTLEERGLGVGTVSLEGLFDGDLPTPALTSPMDVPTMLSALVHGGWPADLDLVEKDAQRNLRAYLEDVAVSDIARLDDEPRRNPRTVTALLRSLARNLSSELKLTTIAADMRGVGGIQPRTVSGYIGSLERIFLVEEQYAWSPQIRSKTAIRSASKVHFVDPALAAAALGASSRKLLADLNTAGFWFESMVVQHMRSYMQELGGQVMHYRDKAGREVDVIVELPDGRWGAIEVKLGQPAIPAGAKSLMRFLEVVDNERMGAPSFAAVVTADGPTMTLEGGVTTFPLAALTA, from the coding sequence ATGTACCGTCCGCGCATTCTTGATCGCAGCGTCGAATCTGCATTGCGAACCTCGGGTGGTGTGCTGATCGATGGTGTCCGCGCGTCCGGCAAGACACAGACGGGGCGCCACCACGCCGCATCGGTCGTGATCCTCGATGGTGGCTCGCCTAGTGTTGCAGCTGCGCTCCAGGTGGACCCGCGTTTGCTGCTCGAGGGCGAGACTCCGCGCCTCGTTGATGAGTGGCAGCTGGCGCCCGAGCTATGGAATACGGCCAGGCATGAGATCGATCGGCGTGGTACGAAGGGGCAGTTCATCTTCACCGGGTCATCGGTTCCCGCTCAGGATGCGATGCGACACTCTGGTGCACATAGATTCGTGCGTCTGCGGATGCGCCCTATGACTCTCGAAGAGCGTGGGCTAGGAGTTGGAACCGTCTCGCTCGAGGGACTCTTTGACGGTGATCTGCCAACCCCTGCTCTCACCTCGCCGATGGATGTTCCCACAATGCTCTCTGCCCTTGTGCATGGAGGGTGGCCCGCAGACCTTGATTTGGTAGAGAAGGATGCCCAGCGTAATCTGCGCGCGTACCTTGAGGATGTTGCTGTCAGTGACATTGCGCGTCTGGATGATGAACCTCGCCGTAACCCACGAACAGTGACAGCCTTGCTGCGCTCGCTGGCGCGCAACCTGTCGTCCGAGCTGAAGCTGACAACGATCGCGGCGGATATGCGAGGCGTGGGTGGTATTCAGCCGCGTACCGTTAGCGGGTACATCGGTTCGTTGGAACGTATTTTCCTTGTCGAGGAACAATATGCATGGTCTCCACAGATACGTTCGAAGACTGCTATTCGCTCCGCCTCTAAGGTTCACTTTGTTGATCCGGCACTGGCTGCTGCGGCCTTGGGAGCATCCTCGCGTAAGCTGCTCGCCGACTTGAACACGGCGGGATTCTGGTTTGAATCTATGGTCGTCCAGCATATGCGCAGCTACATGCAGGAGCTTGGGGGGCAGGTTATGCACTATCGAGATAAGGCGGGACGCGAGGTCGATGTGATTGTCGAGCTGCCTGACGGTCGATGGGGAGCGATTGAGGTCAAGCTCGGACAGCCCGCAATACCTGCTGGAGCCAAGAGTCTGATGCGATTCCTTGAGGTGGTTGACAATGAGCGTATGGGAGCGCCTTCCTTCGCCGCTGTCGTGACGGCAGATGGTCCAACGATGACGCTCGAGGGCGGGGTTACCACGTTCCCACTGGCCGCTCTCACCGCCTAA
- the panD gene encoding aspartate 1-decarboxylase, translating to MMEMMREMAIGKIHRGVVTGADLHYVGSITVDEDLLDAANIVPGQKVDIVDVNNGERLSTYTIAGERGSGTIQLNGAAAHKVSVGDLVIIMAYAQVPESLVRQVKPSVVFVDGSNRIVSAGNHAGSVPEDSARARELGLKSSGV from the coding sequence ATGATGGAAATGATGCGCGAGATGGCGATCGGCAAGATCCACCGCGGCGTCGTCACCGGCGCCGACCTGCACTACGTCGGTTCGATCACCGTGGACGAGGATCTGCTGGATGCCGCGAATATCGTCCCCGGCCAGAAGGTCGACATCGTCGACGTCAACAACGGCGAGCGCCTCTCGACCTACACGATCGCCGGCGAGCGAGGCAGCGGCACGATCCAGCTCAACGGCGCCGCCGCCCACAAGGTGAGTGTCGGCGACCTGGTTATCATCATGGCCTATGCCCAGGTGCCCGAGTCCCTCGTGCGTCAGGTCAAGCCGTCCGTCGTTTTCGTCGATGGCTCCAACCGCATCGTCAGCGCCGGCAACCACGCGGGCTCCGTGCCAGAGGACTCCGCGCGTGCCCGCGAGCTCGGCTTGAAGAGCTCCGGCGTTTAA
- the panC gene encoding pantoate--beta-alanine ligase translates to MTHRPILTHTRAQLAEALAKLPGTKALVMTMGALHNGHLQLVREARQLADHVIVTIFVNPTQFAPGEDYDAYPRTLDADMDALETVGADLVWAPAPQDVYPTPATVTIDPGPIARVLEGKTRPTHFAGVALVCTKVVNLVRPDVALYGQKDAQQLAVLRTVFTQLDIPVRVHAVPIVRAEDGVALSSRNQYLSDDERIRARALSRALRRGAEVAEAGAAPADIVAQCRAVIDAEGGIDLDYIALVDAGTFEILAGTESVPVGEGAAAPTILSDGSREGRLLVAAKVGTTRLIDNMEVPLRDTSGPAGRFAERSGELA, encoded by the coding sequence ATGACCCACCGTCCCATCCTGACCCACACGCGCGCCCAGCTGGCCGAGGCGCTGGCGAAGCTGCCCGGCACGAAGGCGCTCGTCATGACCATGGGCGCCCTGCACAACGGGCACCTGCAGCTCGTGCGCGAAGCCCGGCAGCTCGCCGACCACGTGATCGTCACAATCTTCGTCAACCCCACGCAATTCGCGCCCGGCGAGGACTACGACGCATACCCGCGCACCCTGGATGCGGACATGGATGCCCTCGAGACGGTCGGCGCGGACCTCGTGTGGGCGCCCGCGCCCCAGGATGTGTACCCCACGCCCGCGACCGTCACCATCGACCCGGGTCCCATCGCGCGCGTCCTCGAGGGCAAGACGCGCCCCACGCACTTCGCGGGCGTCGCCCTCGTGTGCACCAAGGTCGTCAACCTCGTGCGCCCCGACGTGGCCCTGTACGGCCAGAAGGACGCCCAGCAGCTGGCCGTCCTGCGCACCGTCTTTACCCAGCTCGACATCCCCGTGCGCGTCCACGCCGTGCCGATCGTGCGCGCCGAGGACGGCGTCGCTCTGTCCAGCCGCAACCAGTACCTGAGCGACGACGAGCGCATCCGCGCCCGTGCCCTCTCGCGCGCGCTTCGCCGCGGCGCCGAGGTCGCCGAGGCCGGGGCCGCTCCCGCGGACATCGTGGCGCAGTGCCGAGCGGTCATCGACGCCGAGGGCGGCATCGACCTGGACTACATTGCTCTCGTGGACGCTGGGACCTTCGAGATCCTCGCCGGCACCGAGTCTGTGCCCGTCGGCGAGGGCGCAGCCGCGCCCACCATCCTGTCCGACGGCTCGCGCGAGGGGCGCCTCCTCGTCGCCGCCAAGGTGGGCACGACCCGCCTCATCGACAACATGGAGGTGCCGCTGCGCGACACCTCCGGTCCCGCCGGCCGTTTCGCCGAGCGCTCGGGGGAGCTCGCATGA
- a CDS encoding Rossmann-like and DUF2520 domain-containing protein, with protein sequence MSTPGRLGIGIIGMGHVGPVIGSALRAVGHQIVAVSASSDASRERADAMLPGVPLASPEEVARRSEVVILAVPDDQIGPLASGLADLGAWQSGHIVIHLSGASGVGLLAPASAAGAIPLAIHPAMTFTGTSVDVARLVGTPFAVTAAVPFLPIAQALVVEMGGEPVVVAEDDRPLYHAGLAHGANFIAGITVQTTRILAAAGIDNPALYVRPLLEAALDRALTEGVAGISGPAARGDAGTIAAHARCLGSREELAGERDTYADMTRALTRLLREARLLDERAATAVEAALLDPGA encoded by the coding sequence ATGAGCACCCCCGGACGCCTCGGTATCGGCATCATCGGCATGGGCCACGTCGGCCCCGTCATCGGCTCCGCCCTGCGCGCCGTCGGGCACCAGATCGTCGCCGTCTCCGCCTCGTCGGATGCCTCGCGCGAGCGGGCCGACGCGATGCTGCCCGGGGTGCCCCTGGCGTCCCCCGAGGAGGTTGCCCGACGCTCCGAGGTCGTCATCCTGGCCGTGCCCGACGACCAGATCGGCCCCCTCGCATCCGGCCTCGCCGACCTCGGCGCCTGGCAGAGTGGCCACATCGTCATCCACCTGTCGGGTGCCTCGGGCGTCGGGCTGCTGGCACCGGCCTCGGCCGCCGGAGCGATCCCTCTGGCGATCCACCCGGCGATGACCTTCACGGGGACCAGCGTCGACGTGGCACGCCTCGTGGGTACCCCCTTCGCGGTGACGGCGGCGGTGCCCTTCCTGCCGATCGCCCAGGCTCTCGTCGTCGAAATGGGTGGCGAACCCGTCGTCGTCGCCGAGGACGACCGCCCCCTTTACCACGCGGGCCTCGCCCACGGCGCCAACTTCATCGCCGGCATCACCGTCCAGACGACGCGCATCCTCGCCGCGGCCGGCATCGACAACCCCGCCCTGTACGTGCGCCCCCTCCTTGAGGCCGCCCTCGACCGGGCTCTCACCGAGGGCGTCGCGGGCATCTCCGGACCCGCCGCCCGCGGGGACGCGGGCACCATCGCGGCCCACGCCCGCTGCCTCGGCTCGCGCGAGGAACTCGCGGGGGAGCGCGACACCTACGCGGACATGACACGCGCCCTCACACGGCTCCTGCGCGAGGCCCGGCTCCTCGACGAGCGAGCCGCGACCGCCGTCGAGGCCGCCCTCCTCGACCCCGGCGCCTGA
- a CDS encoding PH domain-containing protein yields the protein MSKDLSADGVAPEEWKPLHPLTYLPRVVGSVTGIIGGVILANASVIAAWLSGEDPALFGSVRVLLGLTAVVVAVLALSVVYCYLSWKMTRYAVTSTAVWYRAGILKRTQRHARLSRIQTVNVSHSLLGRIVGLGYLDIEVAGGADSSIKLGLLASRRLEELRSLLLALASGAIDEAVDPRADSVAATVGYRSGASPLEAPERPVFKVGFVKLLASMLATFDNAVALFFGVFLLGLNGFLVGVVGVTSRMSFLGILLGAFSLLAGVWARFDREFGFTASIAADGVRISRGLTARRQVTIPPGRIHALQVTQPLIWRIFGWYRVEITQAGNASTTKDEKNKGMAVDVASDVLLPVGHRADLLRAIAIAIPDLGVDDPEGFIESLRAGTGEDRWMTPIPRSARILDPLVYKRRAFALTDAVFAIRDGFFNLRFSIIPLTRIQSVSVRQGPIQRWRSVASVRAELVPGPVASMAEHVEAGRSLELWADLSEASKVRREAEAPERWLSRVTEVVEATSRATARGE from the coding sequence ATGAGTAAGGACCTGTCCGCTGACGGGGTCGCCCCCGAGGAATGGAAGCCGCTTCACCCGCTGACCTACCTTCCCCGCGTCGTGGGATCGGTGACGGGCATCATCGGCGGTGTGATCCTGGCGAACGCGTCGGTCATTGCGGCGTGGCTGTCGGGCGAGGATCCCGCCCTGTTCGGGAGCGTCCGTGTCCTGCTGGGCCTCACTGCTGTCGTCGTGGCGGTCCTGGCTCTCTCCGTCGTCTACTGCTACCTGTCGTGGAAGATGACGCGCTATGCGGTGACCTCGACCGCCGTGTGGTATCGCGCCGGTATCCTCAAGCGCACCCAGCGCCACGCGCGCCTGTCGCGCATCCAGACGGTGAACGTCTCCCACTCGCTCCTCGGTCGCATCGTCGGCCTGGGGTACCTCGACATTGAGGTCGCCGGCGGTGCGGATTCGAGCATCAAGCTGGGCCTGCTCGCGAGCCGCCGCCTCGAAGAGTTGCGTTCGCTCCTGCTCGCCCTTGCCTCGGGCGCGATCGACGAGGCCGTGGATCCTCGCGCCGACTCCGTGGCCGCGACCGTGGGGTACCGCAGTGGTGCGTCCCCGCTGGAAGCCCCGGAGCGTCCGGTTTTCAAGGTCGGCTTCGTGAAACTCTTGGCCTCCATGCTGGCGACCTTTGACAACGCCGTGGCCCTGTTCTTCGGTGTCTTCCTCCTCGGCCTTAACGGCTTCCTGGTCGGGGTCGTCGGCGTCACCTCGCGGATGAGCTTCCTGGGCATCCTGTTGGGCGCGTTCAGCCTCTTGGCGGGCGTCTGGGCGCGTTTCGATCGAGAGTTCGGTTTCACGGCGTCCATCGCGGCCGACGGCGTGCGCATCAGCCGGGGCCTGACGGCCCGCCGCCAGGTGACGATTCCTCCGGGGCGCATTCACGCCCTCCAGGTCACTCAGCCGCTGATCTGGCGTATTTTCGGCTGGTACCGCGTGGAAATCACGCAGGCGGGTAACGCCTCGACCACCAAGGATGAGAAGAATAAGGGCATGGCCGTGGACGTCGCATCCGACGTGCTCTTGCCCGTGGGTCACCGAGCCGATCTCCTGCGCGCCATCGCGATCGCGATCCCCGACCTCGGGGTGGACGATCCCGAGGGCTTCATCGAGTCCCTTCGCGCGGGCACGGGCGAGGACCGCTGGATGACACCGATCCCGCGCAGCGCGAGGATCCTGGATCCTCTGGTGTACAAGCGCCGCGCCTTCGCCCTGACCGATGCTGTATTCGCGATCCGTGACGGGTTCTTTAACCTGCGATTCTCCATCATCCCGCTCACGCGCATCCAGTCGGTGTCCGTGCGTCAGGGGCCCATCCAGCGGTGGCGAAGCGTCGCCTCGGTGCGCGCGGAGCTGGTCCCCGGCCCGGTCGCGTCGATGGCCGAGCACGTCGAGGCGGGCCGTTCCCTGGAGCTGTGGGCCGACCTGTCCGAGGCCTCGAAGGTGCGCCGCGAGGCCGAGGCCCCCGAACGCTGGCTCTCGCGCGTCACCGAGGTCGTCGAGGCGACCTCGCGCGCGACGGCGCGCGGCGAGTGA
- a CDS encoding PH domain-containing protein encodes MSPRNTTDVLSPAGIEFQHVSPRLAALRLGNAFALCGALCGAISALVLIVGIPALWWLMLVPALIALLCLWLIPAQVRALRYALAETDFVIRRGVINRSLTLVPYGRIQYVDIKQGPVLRFMGIATIKLSTASAKTDASLSGVPVADAVGLRDVLAERGSAELMGL; translated from the coding sequence ATGTCCCCTCGAAACACAACGGATGTCCTGTCTCCCGCAGGCATCGAATTCCAGCACGTGTCCCCCAGGCTCGCCGCCCTGCGCCTCGGCAACGCCTTCGCCCTGTGCGGCGCCCTGTGTGGTGCGATCTCGGCCCTCGTCCTCATCGTCGGCATCCCCGCACTGTGGTGGCTCATGCTCGTCCCAGCCCTCATCGCCCTGCTCTGCCTGTGGCTGATCCCCGCCCAGGTGCGAGCCCTGCGCTACGCCCTGGCGGAGACGGATTTCGTGATCCGCCGTGGCGTCATCAACCGCTCCCTCACCCTGGTCCCCTACGGCCGCATCCAGTACGTCGACATCAAGCAGGGGCCCGTCCTGCGCTTCATGGGTATCGCCACGATCAAGCTCTCGACCGCGAGCGCGAAGACCGACGCGAGTCTTAGCGGCGTGCCGGTTGCCGACGCGGTGGGCTTGCGCGACGTTCTGGCCGAGCGTGGTTCTGCGGAGCTGATGGGCCTATGA
- a CDS encoding response regulator transcription factor: MGDTDTMSTTGTEAKLLVVDDEPNIRDLLASSLRFAGFDVVTAEDGSGAFHEAQASRPDLIVLDVMLPDMDGFTVTRRLRDAGITTPVLFLTARDDMRDKIQGLTVGGDDYVTKPFGLEEVVARIRAILRRTMGAEEDDAFLRVGDLVIDEDAHEVTRAGVPIDLSPTEFKLLRYLVINAGRVVSKMQILDHVWEYDWDGEVAIVESYISYLRRKLAVEGASGELIHTKRGVGYILRAEE, encoded by the coding sequence ATGGGCGACACTGACACCATGAGCACCACCGGAACAGAGGCGAAACTGCTCGTCGTCGACGACGAGCCCAACATCCGCGACCTCCTCGCCTCCTCTCTGCGCTTCGCCGGCTTCGACGTCGTCACCGCCGAGGACGGAAGCGGCGCATTTCACGAAGCCCAGGCCTCGCGCCCCGACCTGATCGTCCTCGACGTCATGCTCCCCGATATGGACGGCTTCACCGTCACGCGCCGCCTGCGCGACGCCGGCATCACCACCCCCGTCCTCTTCCTCACCGCGCGCGACGACATGCGCGACAAGATCCAGGGCCTCACCGTCGGCGGCGACGACTACGTCACCAAACCCTTCGGCCTCGAAGAGGTCGTCGCGCGCATCCGCGCCATCCTGCGCCGCACGATGGGCGCCGAGGAGGATGACGCCTTCCTGCGCGTCGGAGACCTGGTCATCGACGAAGACGCACACGAAGTCACGCGCGCAGGCGTCCCCATCGACCTGTCCCCCACCGAGTTCAAGCTCCTGCGCTACCTCGTCATCAACGCCGGGCGCGTCGTGTCCAAGATGCAGATCCTCGACCACGTGTGGGAATACGACTGGGACGGCGAGGTCGCCATCGTCGAGTCCTACATCTCCTACCTGCGCCGCAAGCTCGCGGTCGAGGGCGCGTCCGGGGAGCTCATCCACACCAAGCGAGGCGTGGGCTACATCCTGCGTGCCGAGGAGTAA
- a CDS encoding HAMP domain-containing sensor histidine kinase: MHPSLAQRVEAWWDAKPLSSQLVTLITFLLAVGLSLSGTVMIGLLQRHLTSQIDDQLIATAHTLQISASTATFSADGQGAIPTLYYIQIRDTSGNDRYFYSEDTLKASGTPNLPELVDTSSAPISSFRTLPITVSSSKMGLGWRALVVPVYDQDSGFFSGYMTIALPLSDVQHTLRTTASYFAVAGSIIVLVGGWAGRILVRRALLPLRSIESTAGKIAAGDLTKRVTPHPPTTEVGSLALSLNSMLTQVEQSFEARQTSERKIKRFVSDASHELRTPLAAISGYCELYSMGGVPAERIDEVMGRIGSESARMANLVEDLLTLARLDEGRPLDITDIDLVKLADNAVFDLQALDPTRTVGLIGINGRTPPMTLIVPGDRDRLSQVFTNLIGNIVRYTPQGSPVEIALGRSGDTAIIELRDHGPGIDETDRGRVFERFYRADSSRNRKSGGSGLGLAIVSGILAAHRGNASLTKTKGGGLTVRIELPTA; encoded by the coding sequence GTGCACCCCAGCCTGGCTCAACGCGTCGAGGCCTGGTGGGACGCCAAACCCCTGTCCTCGCAGCTCGTCACGCTCATCACCTTCCTGCTCGCCGTCGGCCTCTCGCTGTCCGGCACGGTCATGATCGGCCTCCTCCAGCGCCACCTGACCTCGCAGATCGACGACCAGCTGATCGCCACCGCGCACACACTCCAGATCTCCGCCTCCACCGCGACCTTCTCCGCCGACGGCCAGGGCGCCATCCCCACCCTCTATTACATTCAGATCCGTGACACCAGCGGAAACGACCGCTACTTCTACTCCGAGGACACGCTCAAGGCCTCGGGCACACCCAACCTGCCCGAGCTCGTCGACACCTCCTCCGCTCCCATCTCATCGTTCCGCACGCTGCCCATCACCGTCTCCTCCTCGAAGATGGGCCTCGGATGGCGCGCCCTCGTCGTCCCCGTCTATGACCAGGACTCCGGCTTCTTCTCCGGGTACATGACGATCGCCCTGCCCCTATCCGACGTCCAGCACACCCTGCGCACCACGGCCTCGTACTTCGCGGTCGCCGGCTCAATCATCGTCCTCGTCGGTGGATGGGCGGGCCGCATCCTCGTGCGCCGCGCCCTCCTGCCGCTGCGCTCCATCGAATCCACCGCCGGCAAGATCGCCGCCGGAGACCTCACCAAGCGCGTCACCCCCCACCCGCCGACCACCGAGGTCGGCTCCCTGGCCCTCTCCCTCAACTCGATGCTCACCCAGGTCGAACAGTCCTTCGAGGCCCGCCAGACCTCGGAGCGCAAAATCAAGCGCTTCGTCTCCGACGCCTCCCACGAGCTGCGCACCCCCCTGGCGGCTATCTCCGGATACTGCGAGCTCTACTCCATGGGCGGCGTGCCCGCCGAACGCATCGACGAGGTCATGGGCCGCATCGGCTCCGAGTCGGCGCGTATGGCCAACCTCGTCGAGGACCTCCTCACCCTCGCCCGCCTCGACGAGGGCCGCCCCCTCGACATCACCGACATCGACCTGGTCAAACTCGCCGACAACGCCGTCTTCGACCTGCAGGCCCTCGACCCCACGCGCACCGTCGGGCTCATCGGCATCAACGGGCGCACGCCCCCGATGACCCTCATCGTCCCCGGCGACCGCGACCGTCTCTCCCAGGTCTTCACCAACCTGATCGGCAACATCGTGCGCTACACCCCCCAGGGTTCCCCCGTCGAGATCGCGCTCGGACGCAGCGGCGACACCGCCATCATCGAACTGCGCGACCACGGTCCCGGCATCGACGAAACCGACCGCGGCCGCGTCTTCGAGCGCTTCTACCGGGCCGACTCGTCACGCAATCGCAAGTCCGGCGGCTCCGGCCTGGGCCTGGCCATCGTCTCCGGCATCCTCGCGGCGCACCGCGGCAACGCCTCGCTCACCAAAACGAAGGGGGGCGGGTTGACCGTGCGCATCGAGCTCCCGACAGCGTGA
- a CDS encoding WXG100 family type VII secretion target, translated as MTAYAVDAEQVSAASAQACATASTIRTEVDTLMSQLLALQDSWTGGAQANFQATITQWQGIQAQTHDALDSISTQLQAAATTYADAEAHSSALFAGA; from the coding sequence ATGACCGCTTACGCCGTTGACGCCGAACAGGTATCCGCAGCATCCGCACAGGCCTGCGCGACCGCCTCCACGATTCGCACCGAAGTCGACACGCTCATGTCCCAGCTGCTCGCCCTTCAGGACTCGTGGACGGGCGGAGCACAGGCCAACTTCCAGGCCACGATCACCCAGTGGCAGGGCATCCAGGCACAGACCCACGACGCGCTGGACTCCATCTCCACGCAGCTACAGGCTGCGGCGACCACCTACGCGGACGCCGAGGCGCACTCGTCGGCCCTGTTCGCAGGCGCTTAG
- the groL gene encoding chaperonin GroEL (60 kDa chaperone family; promotes refolding of misfolded polypeptides especially under stressful conditions; forms two stacked rings of heptamers to form a barrel-shaped 14mer; ends can be capped by GroES; misfolded proteins enter the barrel where they are refolded when GroES binds), with protein MSKIIKFDEDARRGMENGLNLLADTVKVTLGPKGRNVVLDKKWGAPTITKDGVSVAKEIDLDDPFERIGAELVKEVAKKTDDVAGDGTTTATVLAQALVHEGLRNVAAGSNPIALKRGIDQAVEAIVAQLHADAKPVETTEQIAATASISANDPAIGKLIAEAFDKVGAEGVVTVEETNSFDTTLETTEGMRFDKGYLSAYFVTDQERQEAVLEDAYVLLMDSKISNVKDIVPVLEKVMQTGKPLAIIAEDVEGEALATLVVNKIRGTFKSVAVKAPGFGERRKAMLQDMAILTGGQVISETVGLSLENADLELLGRARKIVVSKDETTIVEGAGDKDMLDARVRQIRQEIENTDSDYDREKLQERLAKLAGGVAVIKSGAATEVELKERKHRIEDAVRNARAASEEGLVAGGGVALIQAAAVALPKLDSLTGDEATGVNIVRLSVSAPLKQIAENAGVEGGVVADRVANMEPGHGLNAATGEYTDLMAAGISDPVKVTRSALQNAASIAGMFLTTEAVVADKPEPPAAGGDEAGAGMGGMY; from the coding sequence ATGAGCAAGATCATCAAGTTTGATGAGGATGCCCGTCGCGGCATGGAGAACGGCCTGAACCTGCTGGCCGACACCGTCAAGGTGACGCTCGGCCCCAAGGGCCGCAACGTCGTGCTCGACAAGAAGTGGGGCGCCCCCACGATCACCAAGGACGGCGTGTCCGTCGCCAAGGAAATCGACCTCGACGATCCCTTCGAGCGCATCGGCGCCGAGCTCGTCAAGGAGGTCGCCAAGAAGACCGATGACGTCGCGGGTGACGGCACCACCACCGCGACCGTTCTGGCCCAGGCCCTGGTCCACGAGGGCCTGCGCAACGTCGCCGCCGGATCCAACCCGATCGCCCTCAAGCGCGGCATCGACCAGGCCGTCGAGGCCATCGTCGCCCAGCTGCACGCCGACGCCAAGCCCGTCGAGACCACCGAGCAGATCGCTGCCACGGCCTCCATCTCTGCCAACGACCCCGCCATCGGCAAGCTCATCGCCGAGGCCTTCGACAAGGTCGGCGCCGAGGGCGTCGTCACCGTCGAGGAGACCAACTCCTTCGACACCACCCTGGAGACCACCGAGGGCATGCGCTTCGACAAGGGCTACCTGTCGGCCTACTTTGTGACCGACCAGGAGCGCCAGGAAGCCGTCCTCGAGGACGCTTACGTCCTCCTCATGGACTCCAAGATCTCCAACGTCAAGGACATCGTTCCCGTCCTGGAGAAGGTCATGCAGACCGGCAAGCCCCTGGCGATCATCGCCGAGGACGTCGAGGGCGAAGCCCTCGCCACGCTGGTCGTCAACAAGATCCGCGGCACCTTCAAGTCTGTCGCCGTCAAGGCCCCCGGCTTCGGCGAGCGCCGCAAGGCGATGCTGCAGGACATGGCCATCCTGACGGGCGGCCAGGTCATCTCCGAGACCGTCGGCCTCTCCCTCGAGAACGCTGACCTCGAGCTGCTGGGCCGCGCCCGCAAGATCGTCGTCTCCAAGGACGAGACCACCATCGTCGAGGGAGCCGGCGACAAGGACATGCTGGACGCCCGCGTGCGCCAGATCCGCCAGGAGATCGAGAACACCGACTCCGACTACGACCGCGAGAAGCTGCAGGAGCGCCTCGCCAAGCTGGCTGGCGGCGTCGCCGTCATCAAGTCCGGCGCGGCCACCGAGGTCGAGCTCAAGGAGCGCAAGCACCGCATCGAGGACGCCGTTCGTAACGCTCGCGCGGCCTCCGAGGAGGGCCTGGTCGCCGGCGGCGGCGTCGCCCTGATCCAGGCCGCCGCCGTGGCGCTGCCCAAGCTCGACTCCCTCACCGGCGACGAGGCGACCGGCGTCAACATCGTGCGCCTGTCCGTCTCCGCCCCCCTCAAGCAGATTGCTGAGAACGCGGGCGTCGAGGGCGGCGTGGTCGCCGACCGCGTCGCCAACATGGAGCCCGGCCACGGCTTGAACGCTGCGACCGGCGAGTACACCGACCTCATGGCCGCCGGCATCTCCGACCCGGTCAAGGTCACCCGTTCCGCGCTGCAGAACGCCGCGTCGATCGCGGGCATGTTCCTGACGACCGAGGCCGTCGTCGCCGACAAGCCCGAGCCGCCGGCTGCCGGTGGCGACGAGGCTGGCGCCGGTATGGGCGGCATGTACTGA
- a CDS encoding LytR C-terminal domain-containing protein, which translates to MPVGMHRPKPSKWKNVWPFLAILVIVPALGWAAATALSRQQTTTVNPTPAPITTTSGTTPAPSAAPSSAAPAESGTEATPSPSPSSSAASSAPDHGAVIQVLNGTGTQGYASQQAAILNQAGYAGTSAANADGWATQTSTVYYEDPSMEGTAKDIASKLGIDNVRQENGLGNPDIVVVLR; encoded by the coding sequence ATGCCCGTCGGCATGCACCGCCCCAAGCCGTCCAAGTGGAAGAACGTGTGGCCCTTCCTGGCCATCCTCGTGATCGTTCCCGCGCTCGGCTGGGCAGCAGCCACTGCCCTGTCGCGCCAGCAGACCACCACCGTCAACCCCACCCCCGCGCCCATCACGACGACCAGTGGCACGACCCCCGCCCCCAGCGCCGCGCCCTCCAGCGCCGCGCCCGCCGAGAGCGGCACCGAAGCCACCCCCTCGCCGAGCCCCTCCTCGTCCGCGGCATCCTCCGCGCCCGATCATGGCGCCGTCATCCAGGTCCTCAACGGCACCGGCACCCAGGGCTACGCCAGCCAGCAGGCGGCGATCCTCAACCAGGCGGGCTACGCCGGAACCTCCGCGGCCAACGCCGACGGCTGGGCGACGCAGACCTCGACCGTGTACTACGAGGACCCCAGCATGGAAGGGACCGCGAAGGACATCGCGTCCAAGCTCGGTATCGACAACGTCCGCCAGGAGAACGGCCTGGGAAACCCGGACATCGTCGTCGTCCTGCGCTAA